The DNA window ATACATTTACACCAAGATCCCAGGTGTATGTGTCGACTAAAATAGTTCATTATGGTGAGAGGACGAAAttttaaaaaggtcaaaatgTGAAGTATTGATGGCTTGTGAACATGTGAGGCATGTCGACAGATGAAGGCTGGCCTCAGTGCTGGAATTATCCAGGTGACTCCGAATACCCTGGAATTTGAGTCTGTGCTGCGGGCCGGTGGCTCTGCGGTGTCTATTATAAGATCTTCTGTAGTATGGAATTAGGCACTTCAAGTGTTTCATCCCTCACCAGAACTATATCGTAAGAGTCCATGTACTTTTCTAACCGTTCCTCCACCTGTGAAACGGAACAAAACCTTATGAGTGAAACCTACGGTCCTGTTTTGAGCAACGAGAAAAGAAATCAGTACCTTATCATTAAGAAAGCCGACTTTGAGGATGTTCTCTACGTTGGGCACACCATCTGCCATGGTGAGATCACCGAGAGAGTCTCCCAGCAGAATAACATTTCCATTGTCCTTCAGTTGTTTGAAATACTCCGTGTTCCTCAGGGCACCGTCATGCTTGTTGTAAACATGGATCAGCTCTCCTTTGAAGCCTTTCAGAACACCCTGCAAAACGATACAGAAGATCCTGATCACCAGATATCGACACTGAGCACTGAGTGTTTGAGAGGAAGATAAACCAGACTCACATTATCATCAAAGTCCATGAAGTTGGACACGACTTTGACGTTGGTGTGGTATACGCCAGCTTGTCTGATAATTTCCTCAAGCACATCTCCCAGACCGGCGGAGAAGATGAACATGGGAACGTTGTGCTGCTGCAGCCGGTCAAAGAACTGCTCGTACCCTTCCCTGTGAGACCAAACACGTGCTAAAGATCTGGCAACACCTTCGAAAGTTGCGAAAACCTTTTGATGTGACTTTACCTGAGACAGACATCCGACTCTCTCACAACTTCTGGAAGTTTGTCCTTCTGCAATCTCTGTTCTACCAATAACGTGTGAGACTTAAAAtacctgaggaaaaaaaaaaaaaaaaaagcattaaataaagcattttgaaaagaatgcttttcatgtgtgtttttttgcatgtgtggtCACTCACCATTCCACCATAAATGGATATTTCTCCTCCATGGTCAGATGTGGGTCAATCTCTATTGGATAATACGTCTCCTTTAGTTGAAGCAGctggaaaaattacatttttcgtTTGTAAATCTACTTCATACTACTTTATAAGCTCatgttttattgaagaaaaattGTATACCTTCTTCCTACATTCTTCTGTCACCAGCTTGCAGTTGTCAATGATATCTGAAAAAGCAAAATGTATAGATCACTGGATCTCAAAGATATATTTCAATGTGATTTTTAGTCAATTAATCAATTTATAATCTGACAGAACAGGTTACTGCAAAATTTGACATAcataaattgtaactttttttaattacaaaaacctGTCTATTAACCTCTAAAAGGTTATACTGTTAAACTTTTATGATAcctttatttactgtattataaCCCtctctgtgaaataaaaagataataaaaaggggctatttttttttttactcactaTGACATGTTGGGCAGCGTTTTCCGTTGACGGCAAACTTGCTTAACGTCATATCAAAATCTGTGATGATCTGAAGAACAGAAGGAAAGTCAGCAGATCCAAGGTGGGTCATCAGACTAATACATCAGCATTAAAATGCAACAGTGACGCCTGCTTTATTATCATCACTATTGCTTGTGTTAACACTACAAGCGTGTTTTCATTCAGCAGTTGTTTGATAGACGGACGGCCTAATAAAATACATCGGCGTGACCGTGTTTGTACCTGCAGTTTCGATGCTCCACCTTTAATGAGACTGCAAATTATTTGCTCCACCCTCTCAGGGTCTCTGATGTGAACTGTGCTCTTCTCAAACTCTGGCATCTGCAGAAAGGCAAACACAGAAAGAACCGACGAGATTAAAGGGGTTCAGCGGCATGCTTTAATTATTCCCTCCCCTCTCCTTAAGGCTGAGCTGATGTCACTGcagagagggaggagccagAAGAGGGCAGACGCTGAAGTCTCTCACCAGTAAAGGAGAAAAAGATCTTAGCTTGAATCTTGTGGAAGAAATCCACCGAGGCAGACGAAAATGACTGTGATATGTCACAGGTAAAACTTTACAACTTACATTTTTGAGTTACAATTCTGTAACATCGAAATCATTACAGAATTacgattttaaattattaaaaatgttctgtaaTGCATTCTAATgctttgaaacctttttttctgcattataaTTAATGTGTTCATGCTTTAactgcaatataaatatatcttagAGACTATTTTCTGTATACAGGTAAACAGGTTTAACATAGGTCTGTAACTGTAGTTCTGTCAGTGTTGACATGTCATTTATCACTGTGAAGGTTGAGTCCCCCTTCGTCTCTATTCCAAAAATACAGCGGACAACATACCCAGAGTACACTGGATGTACTTGTCATCTACCCCAACCCCCATCTCATGCCTTCCAGATGGTAATCAGATCCCTCATATTTACAAGGCTGCATAAGAGAATTTTTGCACAGTTTTTGTAAACCAATTCTAGGTTTACCATACTCTCACGGAGAAATGATAAAGAAGCCATTCAAGTACAAACAAGCACTTATAGCCAACCACGATGGCCACTGcgtgatatattttttagtaaaacatGGCAATTTTGCAGCTCGAGCTTGTTCTGATCGAGCACGAAAGTGCATCAAATAAACGGTCATAGTGAAAACACTTACCACATAGGGCTGACCTCATAAACGTTCAAGTATAAACAAGTACATAAATAGCATGCAAGAGTACCTTTTTCTCTTCCAGGCGTTGTATCAAACACagaagaaaatgtttcttgtCTGACACACACTTATATAGGCCTTGGCACACAGGGGGCGTTGCCACAAAATTGATAACACCCCATAATCTAAACCCCCACAGGGAATCACGTGACACAAACAGCCATTTtaagtacacacaaacacaaacaaacaacacatccaaaaaaaagaaatgtgataATGACAGAAGAAGCAGTTTGGAGTGTTTTTGTTTCACactaaacataatatatattttttaaataatagatagGGAATATACATAAACTAAATTATGCTGACTGAAGGACTAAGGTTATCTCGTGTTTGCTACGTGTGGATTGTGTGGCTCAATGAGGTCAGGGTTTGACAGCTCTACTCTGCATTGAGGTGTTTCACAACGTCAGAAACTGTAATAAGTAAAACCTTGATAGAATCGGATTCTTCAAGCTTCATGTCTGAGAGCACTAAATATGTTCTACCTCTTAAACTGTAACAGTAAGGTTTGAGAGTCATGCTGTTACTTGCCAGTGTGTTCCTGACACAACACATTCCATCAATCGGGAATGTCTTTAATCACCGCACATTGATTGGTTCATTGTATGCGCATCACTGTGTCTATTGTAATTATGTCCCCACCCTACCAAAGGTCAAAGCTGAAATATGTTAACTGAAACAATCAATTGGAGCTTAGGACAGAAAAGTGATTGAATCaaagtcaaatgtttttgataaacATTTATGGCAGGTATACGCTTTACTAATGCATGGATTTAATATATAGAGTGTGACACACAGAAATTCTTTAGAAGCCAAATTTTCCAGAATTGagttattaaaaacagaatattaGTTTAAACTCTTATAAAGCAGGCTGAACTATGCTGTTCCATTTTCAATGAAAAGTCATTGATTTGTTAGTATCTGGAATGTGGACCGTTCCGAGGCGGACTTATTGACATTCACTGAGAGGTTGAATGAGGTATCtccatatagatatatatggtCAAAGAGCAATTTATGAgtcttaaaaaaacagcatttttggaATTCTGGTTCcaaaaatcaatgttttattttttttaaatggctccAATACGgtctttaattaatatactgTGCAtcttatgcattaaatatattgctTGTACCCCATAccctgcttgtttttttttattatcttgtaTGCTTTCGGAAGAAGGCAAAATCTCCAGCCCCTGGACCATTGTTCTGCAGTGAGGGGCTATCAATGGGCAACCAGGTGAAAAACCAAGGCTCACGACTGATCTGAAGTATCTAGACAGAAATGGGTTACCCATTATCAGTGGGTAAGTGAACAAGCAACATTGATCAAAAAGTTTCCTATAGTGTGGGGTCTATATATTCTATAGTGCAACGTTTGAGTTCAGGAAGCAAAAATCCCATTTTCTCTAGAACAGTATTGatttgaaacaataaaacaaccaGTCAAAAACAGGCCTACAGTGAACTGCTATATGATTAAAGCTATTGGCCCGAATTATTACAACTTAGCTTTTAAATCACTTTCAAATGCGAAACGCCTAGTCAAAAACTAATGCACATCACCTATGATTCTGGTGAAATCTCAACCGATCTGAAAATCAAAAAGCAAACCATAACAAAAAGTGCTATACGCTCTCCAACTAATTGGATGTTTGGATGCATAtgcataaaaagaaattaataaaagtgaCTGACTGAAGAACGTTATTTTTCAGTAAACAATCAACTTCTTTGAATGAACaaatagttaattattattaagtttatCATTTGTAAGGCTTTCTGGCACCCCCTCATTTGATTTCGCTTTAATGTCGCATTTTACCTCAGGGCTGGACTGGTTTATTGTGTTAATTGAAAACAGTATTTCCGGTGaaagcagctgaaaaaaaaatggctgagAGCTTCGTTGCACCAAAAGTTACCATGACAACCAGCTCCTTTCTAGCAAAATAAATTCAAAGCAACGCAATTACGAAATAATTTAAACAGTGTAACTGCTGTGAGGTTACCATACAAAAGGATCCTGTACTTTTTAAACTACGGCATTAAGCCCGTGATGAATAAATAACTATCTAATGTCATTCAATAACATCCAAGTAATACAAATATCTTTGTAAATGccaatgcaaatataaaaagaaaacgtgGCATGTTGAGCGTGAGTCTATACAAAACACGAACATCTCCGATCATGATATTGtattaattctaaaaaaaaaaactgagctaAAATGTGCTGAATGACCTCTACATCCCATTTACGTTGACAGTGACGTGACAGGACTGGCGCGCGCGCCGGGGCCCGTTTCAGCGCGAAGCGACTTCCGTTTTATTCAACGAAGACAACAGTCACTTTTCTAAAGAATGACAGCTTCGGGAACGCTCAGAATTTTATGGGTTAC is part of the Puntigrus tetrazona isolate hp1 chromosome 16, ASM1883169v1, whole genome shotgun sequence genome and encodes:
- the nt5c3a gene encoding cytosolic 5'-nucleotidase 3 isoform X2; its protein translation is MDRNAVVKVGAMASATMCALFGGVVFAQYIFTKKQRAGKKTKIIEMMPEFEKSTVHIRDPERVEQIICSLIKGGASKLQIITDFDMTLSKFAVNGKRCPTCHNIIDNCKLVTEECRKKLLQLKETYYPIEIDPHLTMEEKYPFMVEWYFKSHTLLVEQRLQKDKLPEVVRESDVCLREGYEQFFDRLQQHNVPMFIFSAGLGDVLEEIIRQAGVYHTNVKVVSNFMDFDDNGVLKGFKGELIHVYNKHDGALRNTEYFKQLKDNGNVILLGDSLGDLTMADGVPNVENILKVGFLNDKVEERLEKYMDSYDIVLVRDETLEVPNSILQKIL
- the nt5c3a gene encoding cytosolic 5'-nucleotidase 3 isoform X1, encoding MPEFEKSTVHIRDPERVEQIICSLIKGGASKLQIITDFDMTLSKFAVNGKRCPTCHNIIDNCKLVTEECRKKLLQLKETYYPIEIDPHLTMEEKYPFMVEWYFKSHTLLVEQRLQKDKLPEVVRESDVCLREGYEQFFDRLQQHNVPMFIFSAGLGDVLEEIIRQAGVYHTNVKVVSNFMDFDDNGVLKGFKGELIHVYNKHDGALRNTEYFKQLKDNGNVILLGDSLGDLTMADGVPNVENILKVGFLNDKVEERLEKYMDSYDIVLVRDETLEVPNSILQKIL